One window from the genome of Planctomycetia bacterium encodes:
- a CDS encoding ATP-binding protein produces MRDVLAKIFLPAAAMRDKESRRRAVRLVVFALAMMVWVPVFAGVFGYLGAPISSSIIAFAGVVLIADMVAFRLTNAHAACGNVIAATAWSVYTFVGCFEGGHGAAPTWWFATVPVLAITLSGLRSGAYWTAASVTSITVLYIAAQEGFLFHRELSAAGYHFLEYSSLLGLTVCLYSLTWAFHRIESRSRESLFTALAEAQAADRAKSEFLANMSHEIRTPMTAILGYTDLILDRSIQGDAVTDALATIKRNGEHLVTVINDILDLSRIEAGRLEISQTACSPAQIVGDIIELLRPKSASKAVRLHSVFVEPMPDWIVSDPTRLRQILFNLVGNAVKFTESGEVCLTVRWEDAPNASPTLTCEIRDTGIGMSPDQIARLFMPFSQADATTARRYGGTGLGLAICSRLAELLGGAVSVISELRRGSTFTVTLNAPRSEEPCATLESSLVSTRAPNAPPKNLSIECVISGLRLLLADDCADNQRLISHLLRKAGCLVDVVDNGESAFEHALAAQERGEPYDVLLMDMQMPLVDGYAATTRLRAWGYRRPIVALTAHSMETDRQKCLDAGCDDYDTKPIQKKRLFTVIARNVVGEAESAEAASVA; encoded by the coding sequence ATGCGGGATGTGCTAGCGAAAATCTTCCTGCCGGCGGCGGCGATGCGCGACAAAGAGTCGCGGCGCAGGGCCGTTCGTCTCGTGGTTTTCGCCCTCGCGATGATGGTCTGGGTGCCCGTCTTCGCGGGCGTGTTCGGCTATCTCGGCGCCCCGATCTCGTCGAGCATCATCGCCTTTGCGGGCGTGGTCCTGATCGCCGACATGGTGGCCTTCCGGCTGACGAACGCCCATGCCGCGTGCGGAAACGTCATCGCCGCAACCGCCTGGAGCGTGTATACGTTCGTCGGCTGCTTCGAAGGGGGACACGGCGCGGCGCCCACCTGGTGGTTCGCCACCGTGCCCGTCCTGGCGATTACGCTGTCCGGATTGCGCTCCGGCGCCTATTGGACGGCGGCCAGCGTCACGTCGATTACCGTCTTGTATATCGCCGCCCAAGAAGGATTCTTGTTCCACCGCGAACTGAGCGCGGCTGGCTACCATTTTCTCGAATACTCCAGCCTGCTCGGCCTGACCGTGTGTCTGTATTCGCTCACGTGGGCGTTTCACCGCATCGAGTCCCGCTCGCGCGAGTCGCTGTTCACCGCGCTGGCCGAGGCCCAGGCCGCCGACCGGGCCAAGAGCGAGTTCCTGGCCAACATGAGCCACGAAATCCGCACGCCGATGACGGCCATCCTCGGCTACACGGACCTGATTCTCGATCGCAGCATCCAGGGCGACGCCGTGACCGATGCCCTGGCCACGATCAAACGCAATGGCGAGCACCTGGTCACCGTGATTAACGACATTCTCGACCTCTCGCGGATCGAAGCCGGGCGTTTGGAAATCAGCCAGACCGCTTGTTCGCCGGCGCAGATCGTCGGCGATATCATCGAACTGCTGCGGCCGAAGTCCGCTTCCAAAGCCGTTCGGTTGCATTCCGTGTTCGTGGAGCCGATGCCCGATTGGATTGTCAGCGACCCCACGCGTCTGCGGCAGATCTTGTTCAACCTCGTCGGCAATGCGGTCAAGTTCACGGAATCCGGCGAAGTCTGCCTGACGGTTCGCTGGGAGGATGCTCCGAACGCCAGCCCGACGTTGACTTGCGAAATCCGCGATACCGGGATCGGGATGTCGCCCGACCAGATCGCCCGGCTGTTTATGCCGTTCAGCCAGGCCGACGCCACGACAGCGCGGCGGTATGGCGGCACCGGATTGGGCCTGGCGATTTGCAGTCGCCTGGCGGAGTTGCTCGGCGGCGCCGTTTCCGTAATCAGCGAGTTGCGACGCGGCTCCACGTTCACGGTCACGCTGAACGCACCGCGTAGCGAAGAACCGTGTGCTACGTTGGAAAGCTCGCTGGTGTCCACGCGAGCGCCAAACGCACCGCCTAAGAATCTATCGATCGAATGCGTGATCTCGGGATTGCGGCTGCTGTTGGCCGACGACTGCGCCGACAATCAGCGGCTGATCAGCCATTTGTTGCGCAAAGCCGGCTGCCTGGTGGATGTTGTCGACAACGGCGAATCGGCTTTCGAACACGCACTCGCGGCACAAGAACGGGGCGAGCCCTACGACGTGTTGCTCATGGACATGCAGATGCCGCTCGTCGATGGGTATGCCGCCACCACGCGGCTGCGCGCGTGGGGATATCGCCGTCCGATCGTCGCGCTGACGGCCCACTCGATGGAAACCGACCGGCAGAAATGCCTGGACGCCGGCTGCGACGACTACGATACCAAGCCGATCCAAAAGAAGCGGCTGTTTACGGTCATCGCCCGCAACGTCGTCGGCGAAGCGGAATCGGCCGAAGCGGCGTCGGTTGCTTAA
- a CDS encoding site-2 protease family protein, whose product MDRESDASQPSSPLPGSGTEWVGLPAGDGTPHQIYGLPVLAELPKLEQRREPREWQPKKRWKLGIVLFLLTCASMWISASHALVILDWRGLPIPIIFFDALLESDGPVFMFAMMSVLFCHEMGHFLQSLRYRMPSSVPYFIPMPLSPIGTMGAVILMSGRNRNRKELFDIGLSGPWAGLLVAFPMLCYGTIVAKIVTPAELENAVKVTHFPDCLLVQWLNAWLRPDLGPSQELWMNPWLLAGWGATLLTGLNMLPVGQLDGGHTAYALFGKRAHWLARAAMLVAGVYIVTSRDYGWIVMYGLVLFMRPSHPPTLDDAEPLGWPRWALGFVSLFIPVICLAPMPNF is encoded by the coding sequence ATGGACCGCGAATCCGACGCTTCTCAGCCTTCCTCACCATTGCCGGGCTCCGGCACCGAATGGGTCGGCCTGCCTGCCGGCGATGGAACGCCGCATCAAATCTACGGGCTGCCGGTGTTGGCGGAATTGCCGAAATTGGAGCAACGTCGCGAACCGCGTGAATGGCAGCCTAAGAAGCGGTGGAAACTGGGCATTGTGCTGTTTCTGTTGACGTGCGCTTCGATGTGGATCTCTGCAAGCCATGCACTAGTGATCTTGGATTGGCGCGGACTGCCGATCCCGATCATCTTTTTCGACGCACTGCTTGAGAGCGACGGACCGGTTTTCATGTTCGCGATGATGTCTGTGTTGTTCTGCCACGAGATGGGGCATTTCTTACAGTCCTTGCGCTACCGCATGCCGTCGAGCGTCCCATACTTCATTCCAATGCCGCTTTCGCCTATCGGCACGATGGGCGCGGTGATCTTAATGTCGGGACGCAATCGAAATCGGAAGGAGCTATTTGATATCGGCCTCTCCGGACCCTGGGCAGGACTGTTGGTTGCGTTTCCGATGCTGTGCTACGGCACAATTGTCGCGAAGATTGTCACGCCAGCGGAACTAGAAAATGCAGTAAAGGTGACGCATTTCCCAGACTGCCTGCTTGTGCAGTGGCTGAATGCGTGGCTTCGTCCTGATCTCGGTCCTTCGCAAGAACTCTGGATGAATCCCTGGTTGCTCGCCGGCTGGGGCGCGACGCTGCTGACGGGCTTAAACATGCTGCCAGTCGGACAACTCGACGGCGGTCATACCGCTTACGCGCTGTTCGGCAAGAGAGCACACTGGTTGGCACGCGCGGCGATGCTTGTCGCCGGCGTGTACATTGTGACAAGCCGCGACTACGGCTGGATTGTCATGTACGGTTTAGTCTTGTTCATGCGCCCTTCTCATCCACCGACTTTGGATGACGCCGAACCCCTCGGCTGGCCGCGCTGGGCGTTGGGCTTCGTGTCGCTGTTCATCCCGGTGATCTGTTTGGCGCCGATGCCGAACTTTTGA
- a CDS encoding M64 family metallopeptidase, translating to MRKSLLALSLTLAVSVSSPVQAGFVTMVDNGPTQNRVDAVFIGDGYTTSQLGNVYLTHIGAMLNYMFGGSQNPFPRYQKFFNVHRIDQASNQSGADVPPEGVFRDTALDATYFFDGVTDRLLYVNQAKTDQAISANLNRAFIPDMRLVTVNSERYGGGGGRYAVYSGGNSSATEVALHELGHSFAGLADEYSYGGGQQYNGGEPSEPNVTTSPTGAKWAHWLGYNERGVGPIGAYEGAKYYEQDIYRPSDDSKMRSLNRPFDAVSREEIILDIYDIVDPLDGWLGNQGTLDNPASLWVDTVDPNVITVSWLVNGVKVEGAHGENFNPRAFGIQSGDFTIKAEAKDPTPWVRIELDKLQQSVAWTVHLDPLDPIPGDVNGDDVVNVEDLNLVRNNFGAAGEPIPGDTFPYNGRVDIEDLNAVRNHFGEARSFAVPEPGGLVLGGVALALSAIVSFRSAKGNRPFAERKATMWQSFRR from the coding sequence ATGCGTAAATCTTTACTGGCGTTGTCGTTAACATTGGCTGTGTCGGTATCAAGTCCGGTTCAGGCCGGCTTTGTGACCATGGTCGACAACGGCCCGACGCAAAACCGGGTCGACGCGGTTTTCATTGGCGATGGTTACACCACCTCGCAGTTGGGCAATGTCTACCTGACGCACATCGGGGCGATGCTCAACTACATGTTCGGGGGGAGTCAGAACCCGTTTCCGCGCTACCAGAAGTTCTTCAACGTCCACCGGATCGACCAGGCGTCGAACCAATCCGGGGCCGACGTGCCGCCCGAGGGCGTATTTCGGGACACCGCCTTGGACGCAACGTACTTTTTCGACGGAGTTACCGATCGACTGCTCTACGTCAATCAGGCCAAGACGGATCAGGCGATTTCTGCGAACCTCAACCGCGCCTTCATTCCCGACATGCGGCTCGTCACCGTGAACAGCGAACGCTACGGCGGCGGCGGCGGACGGTACGCCGTTTACTCGGGCGGCAACTCCAGTGCGACCGAGGTCGCGCTGCATGAGTTAGGCCATTCCTTCGCCGGCCTGGCCGACGAATACTCCTACGGCGGCGGCCAACAGTATAACGGCGGTGAACCGAGCGAGCCGAACGTCACCACGTCTCCCACGGGCGCGAAGTGGGCGCATTGGTTGGGCTACAACGAACGGGGCGTGGGCCCGATCGGCGCTTATGAAGGCGCTAAGTACTACGAGCAGGACATTTACCGCCCTTCGGACGACTCGAAGATGCGGTCGCTGAACCGCCCCTTCGACGCGGTGAGCCGCGAGGAAATCATTCTCGACATCTATGACATCGTCGATCCGCTCGACGGCTGGCTCGGGAACCAAGGGACGCTCGACAACCCGGCTTCGCTCTGGGTCGATACGGTCGATCCGAACGTCATCACCGTGAGTTGGCTGGTGAACGGCGTGAAAGTCGAAGGGGCTCACGGAGAGAACTTCAATCCCCGCGCATTTGGGATTCAATCCGGAGACTTCACGATCAAGGCGGAGGCCAAGGATCCCACGCCCTGGGTCCGCATCGAGTTGGACAAGCTCCAGCAATCGGTCGCCTGGACGGTCCATCTCGACCCGCTCGACCCCATTCCGGGCGACGTCAACGGCGATGACGTGGTGAATGTCGAAGATCTCAACCTGGTCCGCAACAATTTCGGCGCTGCGGGCGAGCCGATCCCAGGCGACACGTTTCCCTACAACGGTCGCGTGGATATCGAAGACCTCAACGCGGTGCGCAATCACTTCGGCGAAGCACGAAGTTTCGCCGTGCCGGAACCCGGCGGCCTGGTTCTGGGAGGAGTAGCCTTAGCGTTATCGGCCATAGTCTCCTTTCGCTCCGCGAAAGGAAACCGCCCTTTCGCGGAGCGAAAGGCGACAATGTGGCAATCGTTTCGCCGTTGA